A stretch of Gemmatimonadaceae bacterium DNA encodes these proteins:
- a CDS encoding protein kinase yields the protein MTDRPMLAERLTAALADRYRLDTELGVGGMATVYRAHDLKHDRAVAIKVLRPELANAVGAERFQREIQLAARLSHPHILPLFDSGGVGDTLYYVMPVVRGESLRDRLDREKQLPVADAVRLAREVAAALEHAHAQGVVHRDIKPENILLQDGHALLMDFGIGKALSEVATDTITQVGMTVGTPAYMSPEQAVGDHVDGRSDLYSLACVLYELLVGEPPFTGATVQAVIAKRFVQTPADVTALREGVPRAVGKALQQALQRSPIDRPAIADWLQQLGTATTAEVAARSAPPRSIAVLPFTNLSPDPENAYLGDGIAEDIIGLLSRVEGLHVAAKISAFSFKGKQVDLRTIGEALNVSAVLEGSVRKAGNRVRITVQLMSVADDYQLWSDRYDRELVDVFALQDEIATAIAERLQLTLVPREAPPAKATTREVEVYELCVRARALITQRGFAVYEAVRVLERALEVAPEDPTALGLMAAASRLQFQQGVDRTDVLLPRAMAFAKRAYAIAPTNPEALVAYGGMLTFESIRNRVEAGRLFREALAIDPRYSEARTLYAGWILIMGGDGAQDDEGAAELRRATVEDPRNVAVLGISAALLALIGAHEEALALARRALEVDPTAFVAHWTAGFVAHWSGATQFGLDVLIPRIDRFGRNPWLVHTLCGLYVQAGDRARAEAAYAELQARAQLQLIPSYSLACCATYLGRIDEAMDHAFESVRKRDAINSFAFHRHPGLEPIFAHPRYPELRALM from the coding sequence GTGACTGACCGGCCCATGTTGGCTGAGCGCCTGACCGCCGCCCTCGCTGACCGTTACCGCCTCGACACCGAGCTCGGCGTTGGCGGCATGGCCACCGTGTATCGTGCGCACGATCTCAAGCACGACCGCGCGGTCGCCATCAAGGTGCTCCGCCCCGAGCTCGCCAATGCCGTCGGCGCCGAGCGGTTTCAGCGCGAGATCCAGCTCGCCGCGCGGCTGTCGCACCCGCACATCCTGCCGCTCTTCGATTCGGGCGGCGTGGGCGACACGCTGTACTACGTGATGCCCGTTGTGCGCGGCGAGTCGCTGCGCGACCGGCTCGACCGGGAAAAGCAGCTGCCGGTGGCCGACGCCGTGCGCCTCGCGCGAGAAGTCGCCGCCGCGCTCGAGCACGCGCATGCGCAGGGCGTCGTGCATCGCGACATCAAGCCGGAGAACATCCTGCTGCAGGATGGGCACGCGCTGCTCATGGACTTCGGCATCGGCAAGGCGCTGAGCGAAGTCGCCACCGACACCATCACGCAGGTCGGCATGACGGTGGGAACGCCGGCGTACATGAGTCCCGAGCAGGCGGTTGGTGACCACGTCGACGGGCGCAGCGATCTCTACTCGCTCGCGTGCGTACTCTATGAGCTGCTCGTAGGGGAGCCGCCATTTACCGGCGCGACGGTGCAGGCGGTCATCGCGAAGCGCTTTGTGCAGACGCCCGCCGATGTCACCGCGTTGCGTGAAGGCGTGCCACGCGCCGTCGGTAAGGCGTTGCAGCAGGCGTTGCAGCGCAGTCCAATCGATCGGCCCGCGATCGCCGATTGGCTGCAGCAGCTTGGCACGGCGACCACCGCCGAGGTGGCCGCGCGCTCGGCGCCACCGCGATCGATTGCGGTGCTCCCGTTCACGAACCTGAGTCCCGATCCGGAGAACGCGTACCTGGGTGATGGCATCGCCGAGGATATCATCGGCCTGTTGTCACGCGTGGAGGGGCTGCACGTCGCCGCCAAGATCTCCGCGTTTTCGTTCAAGGGGAAGCAGGTCGATCTCCGGACCATTGGCGAGGCCCTGAATGTCTCGGCGGTGCTCGAGGGGAGCGTACGCAAGGCCGGCAATCGTGTACGCATCACCGTGCAGCTCATGAGCGTCGCCGATGACTATCAGCTCTGGAGTGATCGGTACGATCGCGAGTTGGTGGATGTGTTCGCGCTGCAGGATGAGATTGCCACCGCGATTGCGGAGCGGCTACAGCTGACGCTGGTGCCGCGGGAAGCACCACCAGCAAAGGCCACAACGAGAGAGGTTGAAGTCTACGAGCTCTGCGTGCGCGCGAGAGCGCTCATCACGCAGCGTGGCTTCGCGGTGTACGAAGCGGTACGCGTACTCGAGCGCGCCCTCGAGGTTGCCCCCGAGGATCCAACGGCGCTGGGTCTCATGGCTGCCGCGAGCCGCCTGCAGTTTCAGCAAGGCGTCGATCGAACGGATGTGCTGCTTCCGCGAGCAATGGCCTTTGCCAAGCGCGCCTACGCGATCGCGCCGACCAATCCGGAAGCACTGGTGGCGTATGGCGGCATGCTGACGTTTGAGAGTATCCGAAACCGAGTCGAGGCGGGGCGCCTCTTCCGAGAAGCACTGGCGATTGATCCGCGCTATTCGGAGGCTCGCACGCTGTATGCCGGATGGATCCTCATTATGGGCGGCGATGGCGCGCAGGATGACGAGGGCGCCGCTGAACTGCGCCGCGCGACCGTTGAGGATCCCCGCAACGTGGCCGTGCTCGGCATCTCCGCCGCCCTGCTGGCGCTGATCGGAGCGCACGAGGAGGCGCTCGCGCTCGCGCGCCGGGCACTCGAGGTGGATCCCACGGCGTTCGTCGCGCATTGGACGGCCGGGTTTGTGGCGCACTGGTCCGGTGCCACACAGTTCGGGCTCGACGTGCTCATTCCTCGCATCGATCGGTTCGGTCGGAATCCTTGGTTGGTCCACACGCTGTGCGGGCTGTATGTGCAAGCGGGCGATCGGGCACGCGCAGAGGCCGCGTACGCTGAATTGCAGGCTCGCGCCCAACTGCAGCTGATTCCGTCCTACTCGCTCGCCTGTTGCGCGACGTATCTCGGTCGTATCGACGAGGCGATGGATCATGCGTTCGAGTCGGTCCGCAAGCGTGACGCCATCAACAGTTTCGCGTTTCACCGACATCCCGGGCTCGAGCCGATCTTCGCCCACCCGCGCTACCCCGAGCTCCGCGCGCTCATGTAG
- a CDS encoding serine/threonine-protein kinase: MSTLTRLTTALADRYRVDRELGAGGMATVYLAHDLRHGRDVAIKVLHPDLGAALGGDRFLSEIRTTAQLQHPHILGLLDSGAVDGLLYYVMPYVRGETLRARLTRETQLPVADAIAIATAVSDALAEAHAAGIVHRDIKPENILLQQSANGSHPLVADFGIALAVQQAGGARMTQTGLSLGTPQYMAPEQAMGDKVIDARADIYAVGAVLYEMLAGEPPYTGANAQAIVAKLLTEAPRSLMVVRPAVPEQVDAAVLTALQKLPADRFPTIQAFKAALLGEQRTPRPIAGARTPAARGSATRWLPIAALMALAAGIGGWFVGQRTSSADGTSRVEFAFNAGPRASAKALIAIAPDGHAVLQSIVDSVKGRLLVQRSMGSSAIVPVPGSEGGIAPTYSPDGKWIFFNRDGALFKIPVEGGSATMIAEHANTALSTIGPDGYIYFSGEASSGLSRLKEGGAMEVVSKPNAARHEFGHWYPSLLPDGKTLLYGAYSAPVTRSSIQALDLATGKVTVIVENALFPRYVAPGYLLFGRGGAIFAAPFDAASLKLTGPPTPVVEDVFSLQTDGSVAFDVSSRGDLVYIKASEFDERSRVVWVARDGTNREAFSDLAAWADPRLSPDGQWIALTRTQPEPWSLWLFDRRRGSLSQLSAFNGAAFAPVWAPDSKSLFHALETPAYDLARIAITGTTVDTLLRSGSDKHPTGIAPDGSTLLYTEVEKGDHAWTLDLATRRSQALDKTHSLQLGSVFSPDGVWLALSEKQPDGRTQVMARRRDGTARVQVSIDGGDQPRFTRGGREIVFRKGRDVFAADFDPASGTPSRPVRLFSRNTAGRINDQRTTGYDVTPDGSQFLMIEPLERVGALPSRVILGWREELMRRVPRP, encoded by the coding sequence ATGAGTACGCTCACCCGCCTCACCACCGCCCTCGCTGACCGCTACCGCGTCGACCGTGAACTCGGCGCCGGCGGCATGGCCACCGTGTACCTCGCCCACGACCTGCGCCATGGCCGCGATGTGGCCATCAAGGTGCTGCACCCCGATCTCGGTGCAGCGCTGGGCGGCGATCGCTTTCTGAGCGAGATCCGCACGACGGCACAGTTGCAGCATCCGCACATTCTGGGATTGCTCGACAGCGGCGCGGTGGATGGGCTGCTGTACTACGTCATGCCGTATGTGCGCGGCGAAACGCTGCGGGCGCGACTGACGCGCGAAACACAGCTACCGGTTGCCGACGCCATCGCGATTGCCACCGCCGTGAGCGATGCGCTCGCAGAGGCGCACGCGGCCGGCATCGTGCATCGCGACATCAAGCCGGAAAACATCCTGCTGCAGCAGTCCGCCAACGGCAGTCATCCGCTGGTGGCCGACTTCGGTATTGCACTCGCCGTGCAACAGGCCGGCGGTGCCCGCATGACGCAGACGGGGCTCTCGCTCGGCACGCCGCAGTACATGGCGCCCGAGCAGGCGATGGGTGACAAGGTCATCGACGCCCGGGCCGACATCTACGCCGTGGGCGCGGTGCTCTACGAGATGCTCGCCGGCGAGCCGCCGTACACCGGCGCGAACGCGCAGGCGATTGTCGCCAAGCTGCTCACCGAGGCGCCGCGTTCGCTGATGGTCGTGCGCCCAGCCGTGCCGGAACAGGTCGACGCCGCCGTGCTCACCGCCTTGCAGAAGCTCCCGGCCGATCGGTTCCCCACCATTCAGGCGTTCAAGGCTGCGCTGCTCGGAGAGCAACGCACGCCACGCCCGATCGCCGGAGCGAGAACGCCAGCCGCGCGTGGGAGCGCGACGCGCTGGCTGCCCATCGCCGCCCTCATGGCCCTCGCGGCCGGGATCGGTGGCTGGTTCGTTGGCCAGCGCACGTCGAGCGCCGACGGCACGTCACGCGTGGAGTTCGCCTTCAACGCCGGGCCGCGCGCGTCGGCCAAGGCGCTGATTGCGATTGCGCCCGATGGGCACGCCGTGCTGCAGTCGATCGTGGATTCCGTGAAGGGGCGCCTGCTTGTCCAACGGTCGATGGGGTCATCCGCGATTGTGCCGGTCCCCGGCTCCGAAGGTGGGATCGCGCCGACCTATTCGCCCGATGGGAAGTGGATCTTCTTCAACCGCGACGGCGCACTGTTCAAGATCCCCGTTGAGGGCGGGTCCGCGACCATGATCGCGGAGCACGCCAACACCGCACTCAGCACGATCGGGCCAGACGGATACATCTACTTCTCTGGCGAGGCCTCAAGCGGTCTGTCGCGCCTGAAGGAGGGCGGCGCGATGGAAGTGGTCTCAAAGCCCAACGCCGCGCGCCATGAGTTCGGTCACTGGTATCCCTCGCTGCTGCCCGACGGAAAGACGCTGCTCTACGGCGCCTACTCGGCACCAGTCACGCGCTCGAGCATTCAGGCGCTCGATCTCGCCACTGGCAAGGTGACGGTGATCGTGGAGAACGCACTCTTTCCGCGGTATGTCGCGCCGGGCTATCTGCTCTTCGGTCGCGGCGGGGCGATCTTCGCCGCCCCGTTCGATGCGGCGTCGCTCAAGCTGACCGGTCCGCCCACGCCCGTGGTGGAGGATGTGTTCTCACTGCAGACCGATGGCTCGGTGGCCTTCGACGTGTCTTCGCGTGGCGACCTGGTCTACATCAAGGCCAGTGAGTTTGATGAACGATCGCGAGTGGTCTGGGTGGCCCGCGACGGCACGAATCGCGAAGCCTTCTCGGATCTGGCGGCGTGGGCCGATCCGCGCCTGTCACCCGATGGGCAGTGGATCGCCCTGACACGCACGCAGCCGGAACCGTGGTCGCTCTGGCTCTTCGATCGCCGCCGCGGTTCACTGAGTCAGCTGAGTGCGTTCAACGGGGCCGCGTTTGCGCCGGTGTGGGCACCAGACAGCAAATCGCTGTTCCATGCGCTCGAGACTCCGGCGTATGATCTGGCGCGCATCGCAATCACGGGCACGACGGTCGACACGCTGCTGCGTTCCGGCAGTGATAAGCACCCGACCGGCATCGCCCCGGATGGCTCGACATTGCTCTACACCGAGGTCGAGAAGGGCGACCACGCGTGGACCCTGGATCTCGCCACGCGGAGGTCGCAGGCGCTGGACAAGACACACAGCCTGCAGCTCGGGAGCGTCTTCTCTCCCGACGGGGTCTGGCTCGCCCTCTCCGAGAAGCAACCCGACGGCCGCACGCAGGTCATGGCGCGACGTCGCGATGGCACGGCGCGGGTGCAGGTCTCCATCGACGGGGGTGATCAGCCGCGCTTCACGCGCGGCGGTCGCGAGATTGTCTTTCGCAAGGGTCGCGATGTCTTCGCCGCCGATTTCGATCCGGCGAGCGGGACGCCGTCGCGGCCGGTTCGCCTCTTCTCCCGCAACACGGCCGGACGGATCAACGACCAGCGTACGACGGGGTACGACGTCACCCCCGATGGCTCGCAATTCCTCATGATCGAGCCGCTTGAGCGCGTGGGTGCGCTGCCCTCGCGCGTCATTCTGGGGTGGCGCGAGGAGCTGATGCGCCGGGTGCCGCGACCGTAG
- a CDS encoding sulfatase-like hydrolase/transferase: MLTLRAPRPLRALRSLRVLVGAALLGAPLPAQTPAGRPNVVLIITDDMGYADLGVYGAKDIRTPNIDRLAREGVRFTDFYANGTTCSPTRAGLITGRYQQRYGVEQPLPATTAQFSPGERGLEASPYSLPRLLKAGGYATALVGKWHLGYEPSQSPLAHGFDYFFGLKSGYHDYWHHTDSRGEPDLWENEARVSLEGYSTALIADKAIAFIDAHAKAPFFIDVAFNAPHWPFQRPDTPSKAVGNARFLKPADSLTSSRADYASMVEAMDRHVGRVLAALERNGIARHTIVIFTNDNGGEWLSDNTPLFSRKYSTWEGGIRVPAIMRWPGHIRAGTVTPQVGITMDLSASVLAAAHVPVPADAKLDGMNLWPVLEGRAPRTPRTLFWRSVQAKRDMRAVRDGDTKLVVESNHMFLYDVRRDPGERRDMARLRPDVVRALALKLQAWERDVDAEFATRK; this comes from the coding sequence ATGCTCACCCTCCGCGCTCCGCGTCCCCTCCGCGCCCTCCGCTCCCTCCGCGTCCTCGTTGGGGCGGCGCTGCTCGGCGCTCCGCTTCCCGCGCAGACGCCGGCCGGCCGCCCCAATGTCGTATTGATCATCACCGACGACATGGGCTATGCCGACCTCGGCGTGTACGGCGCGAAGGACATCCGCACGCCCAACATCGACCGGCTCGCACGCGAAGGGGTCCGCTTCACCGACTTCTACGCCAACGGCACCACCTGCTCGCCCACGCGCGCCGGGTTGATCACCGGGCGCTATCAGCAGCGCTATGGCGTGGAGCAGCCACTGCCGGCCACCACGGCGCAGTTCAGCCCGGGGGAACGCGGGCTCGAGGCCTCCCCGTACTCCCTGCCCCGCTTGCTCAAGGCAGGCGGCTATGCCACGGCGCTCGTCGGCAAATGGCACCTCGGCTACGAGCCCTCGCAAAGCCCGCTGGCGCACGGCTTCGACTACTTCTTCGGCCTCAAGAGCGGCTATCACGACTACTGGCATCACACCGACAGCCGCGGCGAGCCCGATCTCTGGGAGAACGAGGCGCGCGTCTCGCTCGAGGGGTACAGCACGGCGCTCATCGCCGACAAGGCCATCGCGTTCATCGACGCGCACGCCAAGGCGCCGTTCTTCATCGATGTGGCCTTCAACGCGCCGCACTGGCCGTTTCAGCGCCCCGATACGCCAAGCAAGGCGGTGGGCAACGCGCGCTTTCTCAAACCCGCCGACTCGCTGACCAGCTCGCGCGCCGACTATGCCAGCATGGTCGAAGCGATGGACCGGCACGTGGGCCGCGTGCTGGCCGCGCTCGAACGGAACGGGATCGCCCGCCACACCATCGTGATCTTCACGAATGACAACGGCGGCGAGTGGCTCTCCGACAACACGCCGCTCTTCAGTCGCAAGTATTCGACGTGGGAAGGCGGGATTCGCGTGCCGGCCATCATGCGCTGGCCGGGGCATATTCGCGCCGGGACCGTCACGCCGCAGGTCGGCATCACGATGGACCTCAGCGCGTCGGTGCTGGCCGCCGCACACGTGCCCGTCCCCGCTGACGCAAAGCTCGACGGGATGAATCTCTGGCCGGTACTCGAGGGGCGCGCGCCGCGCACGCCCCGCACGCTGTTCTGGCGCTCGGTGCAGGCCAAACGGGACATGCGTGCGGTGCGCGACGGGGACACGAAGCTCGTGGTCGAGTCCAACCACATGTTTCTCTATGACGTGCGCCGCGATCCGGGTGAGCGGCGGGACATGGCCCGCCTCCGCCCCGACGTGGTGCGCGCGCTCGCGCTCAAGCTGCAGGCGTGGGAGCGTGACGTGGACGCCGAGTTCGCGACGCGGAAGTAA
- a CDS encoding Uma2 family endonuclease has translation MPALDHRLWTAAEVQALPDDPTHRYECVDGELLVSPSPRTPHQSAVMELALALGPWVRESGVGALFSAPSDWVLDLHTVVQPDLYVVPLVDGRRPRTDEERGHPLLFIEVLSPSTARFDRVVKRGRYQRAGIEYWIVDLDARLVEQWLPADDRPSIHAEALHWQPAGAETPFVLELEAFFAEVLGPA, from the coding sequence ATGCCCGCGCTTGACCACCGACTCTGGACGGCCGCTGAGGTGCAGGCGCTGCCCGACGATCCGACGCACCGGTATGAATGCGTGGACGGGGAGCTGCTGGTGAGTCCATCGCCGCGTACCCCGCATCAGTCGGCGGTCATGGAGCTGGCGTTGGCGTTGGGACCTTGGGTACGTGAATCCGGCGTCGGCGCTCTCTTCAGCGCCCCCTCTGACTGGGTGCTCGATCTCCATACGGTGGTCCAACCGGATCTGTACGTCGTTCCGCTCGTGGACGGGCGCCGCCCGCGCACGGACGAGGAGCGCGGGCATCCGCTGCTGTTCATCGAGGTGCTGTCGCCGAGTACCGCGCGGTTTGACCGGGTGGTCAAGCGCGGTCGGTATCAGCGCGCCGGCATCGAATACTGGATCGTGGATCTCGACGCGCGCCTGGTGGAGCAATGGTTGCCAGCAGACGACCGCCCGAGCATCCACGCGGAGGCACTGCACTGGCAGCCCGCCGGTGCGGAGACGCCATTCGTGCTGGAGCTCGAGGCGTTCTTTGCCGAGGTACTCGGGCCAGCGTAG
- a CDS encoding protein kinase, whose protein sequence is MSTRDRLATALDGRYRVDAELGAGGMATVFRAQDLKHDRVVAIKVLRPELAYAVGSDRFLREIATTAALRHPHILPLYDSGDADGLLYYVMPFVDGETLRDRLRRDGRLPVALALQFAREIADALGYAHERGIAHRDIKPENILLERGHAVVADFGIARAVAATGSERLTQTGFAVGTPLYMSPEQAVGDTNVDGRSDLYSLGCVLYEMLAGEPPFTGETVAQITQQHLIGAVPRLSAVRPEVSPGVDAAITQALAKDPSARPWPAAQFVDTFEATTSQPSAPLPRPSTRGHARRLVGMVAAAAILLGGAAAWWKSRTRTLAAPAAPGTPIGRIAVIPMDNQTGDTAQRFFADGMTREVIGVLADAGVRVLGYRAVAPYRNSTKPIRELANELGVDAIVSGAVLRGGEVVSLSAELIDARSDETLWSRTFERPARDVVTLQREVAREIARGIRAGLTPDQTRRLAAARQVDPRAYAQYLLGQEAAALRTADGLRKAVDHLSRSLAMDSTYAPAWAGLAIAHAYALIYQTAPRDSAYRTTMRAADRALTLDPDLGDAFYARGVARLHDRWEFADAFADFAAADARPSSSLGVGMAVWAMWESGDSTAISRARRLVDQEPTTAQWRSDLAWGLWSSNRAAEAVQSARTGIASDTTFYEIFDILSLALAGQGQHAAADSAHRRAVRVAGGDYWVRLVNEGFLASYRGDTAGVRRALKALDGDPRLAQRASLLLLLGERDAAYAMFDRAVTARDLDLLQMLNGMPPLFRFRQEPRYQALLARIGIPERLRD, encoded by the coding sequence ATGAGCACTCGGGATCGTCTCGCCACCGCCCTGGATGGCCGCTACCGCGTTGACGCCGAACTTGGCGCGGGTGGCATGGCGACGGTGTTTCGCGCCCAGGACCTCAAGCACGACCGGGTGGTCGCCATCAAGGTGCTGCGGCCGGAGCTCGCCTATGCGGTAGGGTCGGACCGTTTCCTGCGCGAGATCGCCACCACTGCGGCGCTGCGACACCCGCATATCCTGCCGCTCTACGATTCGGGCGATGCCGACGGATTGCTCTACTACGTCATGCCCTTCGTGGATGGCGAAACGCTGCGCGATCGGCTGCGGCGCGACGGGCGCCTCCCGGTGGCACTGGCGCTGCAGTTCGCGCGCGAGATCGCCGACGCGCTGGGCTATGCGCACGAACGGGGCATCGCGCATCGGGACATCAAGCCGGAGAACATCCTGCTCGAGCGCGGGCATGCGGTGGTGGCCGACTTCGGCATCGCGCGCGCCGTCGCCGCCACCGGCAGCGAACGCCTGACGCAGACGGGCTTCGCGGTCGGGACGCCGCTCTACATGAGTCCCGAGCAGGCCGTGGGCGACACCAACGTGGACGGCCGCAGTGATCTCTACTCGCTCGGCTGCGTACTCTACGAGATGCTCGCCGGCGAGCCACCGTTCACCGGCGAGACGGTGGCCCAGATCACGCAGCAGCATCTCATCGGCGCGGTGCCGCGCCTCTCGGCGGTGCGGCCGGAGGTCTCTCCCGGCGTGGATGCCGCCATCACGCAGGCGCTCGCCAAGGATCCATCGGCGCGCCCGTGGCCGGCTGCGCAGTTCGTGGACACGTTCGAGGCCACGACGTCACAACCGTCGGCACCGTTGCCTCGCCCCAGCACGCGCGGACACGCCCGTCGCCTCGTCGGGATGGTCGCCGCGGCGGCGATCCTGCTGGGCGGTGCCGCCGCGTGGTGGAAGTCGCGAACGCGCACGCTAGCCGCTCCGGCGGCCCCCGGGACGCCGATTGGTCGCATCGCCGTCATTCCGATGGACAACCAGACCGGCGATACCGCGCAACGCTTCTTTGCCGATGGCATGACGCGTGAAGTGATTGGTGTGCTGGCCGACGCCGGTGTCCGCGTACTTGGTTATCGCGCCGTCGCGCCGTACCGCAACTCGACCAAGCCGATTCGCGAGCTGGCGAACGAGCTCGGCGTGGATGCCATCGTGTCGGGGGCCGTCCTGCGCGGCGGCGAGGTCGTCTCGCTCTCGGCCGAACTCATCGACGCCCGCAGCGATGAGACCCTCTGGTCGCGCACGTTCGAACGACCGGCGCGCGACGTGGTCACCCTGCAGCGCGAAGTGGCGCGAGAGATCGCGCGGGGCATTCGCGCGGGGCTCACGCCTGACCAAACGCGCCGGCTCGCCGCCGCGCGTCAGGTCGATCCGCGCGCGTATGCGCAATATCTGCTCGGTCAGGAAGCGGCAGCGTTGCGCACGGCGGACGGGCTGCGGAAGGCCGTCGATCACCTGAGTCGATCGCTGGCCATGGATTCCACCTACGCTCCCGCATGGGCGGGGCTGGCCATCGCGCACGCGTATGCGCTCATCTATCAGACGGCGCCGCGTGACTCCGCCTATCGCACCACCATGCGCGCGGCCGATCGTGCCCTGACACTCGATCCCGACTTGGGCGATGCCTTCTATGCGCGAGGCGTCGCCCGGTTGCACGACCGGTGGGAGTTTGCCGATGCCTTCGCCGACTTCGCCGCCGCCGACGCGCGTCCGTCGTCGTCGCTTGGCGTGGGCATGGCGGTGTGGGCCATGTGGGAATCCGGTGACAGCACCGCGATCTCGCGCGCACGGCGGCTGGTCGATCAGGAGCCCACCACCGCGCAGTGGCGCAGCGATCTGGCATGGGGGCTCTGGTCCTCGAACCGCGCCGCCGAGGCCGTGCAGTCTGCGCGTACCGGCATCGCATCCGACACCACGTTCTACGAGATCTTCGACATCCTCTCGCTCGCGCTCGCCGGTCAGGGGCAGCATGCCGCCGCCGACAGTGCGCACCGCCGCGCGGTGCGCGTCGCCGGGGGGGACTACTGGGTGCGCCTCGTGAATGAAGGATTCCTGGCGTCCTACCGCGGCGACACGGCCGGTGTGCGACGGGCGCTCAAGGCCCTGGACGGGGACCCGCGTCTCGCCCAGCGCGCCAGCCTGCTGCTGTTGCTCGGCGAGCGCGACGCGGCGTACGCCATGTTCGACCGCGCGGTGACGGCGCGCGATCTCGACCTGCTGCAGATGCTCAATGGCATGCCGCCGCTGTTCCGCTTCCGTCAGGAGCCGCGGTATCAGGCGCTGCTGGCCCGCATTGGCATTCCGGAACGCCTGCGCGACTGA
- a CDS encoding Uma2 family endonuclease, which yields MVAAPVGMTAEQLVGYEIPGKRVELVRGVLVVREPASFRHGDIAARLAVALRQHLVRERDANGWSQSRGRLAIADPGFTLERHPDTVRAPDVAYVSRERFSGPFPDGFPELAPDLAVEVRSPGDRPGELLAKVADFLSAGTRAVWVVVPSHEQVHVYRADGAIAVLGVADHLIDAELLPDFDLPVAELFADD from the coding sequence ATGGTGGCCGCGCCTGTTGGAATGACCGCCGAGCAGCTCGTCGGCTACGAGATCCCCGGCAAACGGGTGGAGCTCGTCCGCGGTGTGCTCGTCGTGCGGGAGCCGGCGAGTTTCCGCCACGGCGACATCGCGGCACGACTCGCCGTCGCGCTCCGTCAGCATCTCGTTCGCGAGCGCGACGCCAACGGCTGGTCGCAGTCGCGCGGGCGCCTCGCGATCGCCGATCCCGGCTTCACCCTCGAGCGGCACCCGGACACCGTTCGCGCACCCGACGTGGCGTACGTCTCGCGCGAGCGCTTCAGCGGCCCCTTCCCCGACGGCTTTCCCGAGCTCGCCCCCGATCTGGCGGTCGAGGTGCGCTCCCCGGGCGACCGCCCCGGCGAACTGCTGGCAAAGGTGGCCGACTTTCTCTCGGCCGGCACCCGCGCGGTGTGGGTCGTCGTGCCATCGCACGAGCAGGTGCACGTCTATCGCGCCGATGGCGCCATCGCGGTGCTCGGCGTGGCCGACCACCTCATCGACGCCGAACTCCTGCCGGATTTCGATCTGCCGGTCGCCGAGCTGTTCGCGGACGACTGA
- a CDS encoding Uma2 family endonuclease, which yields MRSVSHEMTAEQLFGYEVPGKRVELVRGQLLVRELAGLRHGSIGVELAYQLRRHLDDELKAGIVSARRGAVFGPDTGFVLTRGPDTVRAPDVSFVLAERVPDPMPVGFGELAPDLVVEVRSPSDRSGALLAKVGEYLLAGAHLVWVIDPVRRVVTVYRADGSVSELGPADALSGEVLLPGFSLAVRSVLGE from the coding sequence ATGCGCTCGGTGTCCCATGAGATGACGGCGGAACAACTGTTCGGCTACGAGGTGCCGGGCAAGCGCGTCGAGTTGGTGCGCGGCCAGCTGCTGGTGCGCGAACTGGCGGGCTTGCGTCATGGGAGCATCGGCGTGGAGCTCGCCTATCAGCTGCGACGCCACCTCGATGATGAGCTGAAGGCCGGCATCGTCTCCGCTCGGCGTGGCGCGGTCTTCGGCCCCGACACCGGCTTCGTGCTCACGCGCGGACCCGACACCGTACGCGCACCCGATGTGTCGTTCGTCCTCGCCGAGCGCGTGCCCGATCCCATGCCGGTGGGATTTGGCGAGTTGGCGCCGGATCTCGTGGTGGAGGTGCGCTCGCCGAGTGATCGGTCCGGGGCCCTGTTGGCCAAGGTTGGCGAATATCTCCTCGCGGGCGCGCACCTCGTGTGGGTGATCGATCCCGTTCGGCGCGTCGTGACCGTGTACCGCGCCGACGGGAGTGTGTCTGAGCTCGGTCCGGCGGACGCCCTGTCGGGTGAGGTGCTGCTCCCCGGGTTCTCACTCGCCGTACGTTCCGTGCTGGGGGAGTGA
- a CDS encoding nuclear transport factor 2 family protein: MPTSRLLLAAALFVAAPFVAHAQSAEEKAVIAVADSALAALTRGDAVAFTDFMVPEAVMFPTGTVNGAATYRVRTREAQRTAPVSGIVERGFSPRASVSGGVAMVWMPYDLYLNGAWSHCGVDVFTLVKTGSAWRIASLAWSAEQPPVCEKHPAGPPKK; encoded by the coding sequence ATGCCTACTTCCCGCCTGCTGCTCGCCGCCGCGCTCTTCGTGGCGGCTCCGTTCGTGGCCCACGCGCAATCGGCCGAGGAGAAGGCCGTGATTGCGGTGGCCGATTCCGCGCTCGCGGCGCTCACCCGCGGTGACGCCGTCGCGTTCACCGACTTCATGGTGCCGGAGGCGGTGATGTTTCCCACCGGGACCGTGAATGGCGCGGCGACCTATCGCGTGCGCACGCGTGAGGCGCAGCGGACGGCGCCGGTCAGCGGCATTGTGGAGCGCGGCTTCTCACCGCGCGCGAGTGTCAGCGGCGGTGTGGCGATGGTGTGGATGCCGTACGATCTCTACCTGAACGGCGCCTGGTCACACTGCGGCGTGGATGTGTTCACGCTCGTGAAGACGGGGAGCGCCTGGCGCATCGCCTCGCTCGCCTGGAGCGCCGAGCAGCCGCCGGTGTGTGAAAAGCATCCGGCGGGGCCACCGAAGAAGTGA